The following are from one region of the Arcobacter defluvii genome:
- a CDS encoding type II toxin-antitoxin system PemK/MazF family toxin, with the protein MNQYDIYLADLNPIVGREQSGTRPVLVISNDYENILDIITIIPITSLKDGRKIYPNELLLKDELEKPSILLCQQIRTISKNRLIKKLASISSIKTQEKILQILCQRFERI; encoded by the coding sequence ATGAATCAGTATGATATTTATTTAGCTGATTTAAATCCAATTGTTGGAAGAGAACAATCAGGAACTAGGCCAGTTTTAGTAATATCAAATGATTATGAAAATATTTTAGATATTATTACAATTATTCCCATAACTTCACTAAAAGATGGAAGAAAAATTTATCCAAATGAACTTTTACTAAAAGATGAGTTAGAGAAGCCTTCAATACTTTTATGCCAACAAATAAGGACTATTTCAAAAAATAGACTTATAAAAAAACTAGCTTCAATCTCAAGTATTAAAACACAAGAAAAGATTTTACAGATACTTTGTCAAAGATTTGAAAGGATTTAA
- a CDS encoding type II toxin-antitoxin system Phd/YefM family antitoxin, with protein sequence MQVVSMTEARNNFKAIFDAVYNDNDEVIIHRKGKENVVVIPFSEYNSIKETNYLLSNKNNAKNLQESIKQLREGKVIQKELVE encoded by the coding sequence ATGCAAGTAGTAAGTATGACAGAGGCTAGAAATAATTTCAAAGCGATATTTGATGCTGTTTATAATGATAATGATGAAGTAATTATTCATAGAAAAGGGAAAGAAAATGTCGTAGTAATACCTTTTAGTGAATACAATTCTATAAAAGAGACAAACTATTTATTAAGTAATAAGAATAATGCAAAAAATTTACAAGAGTCTATAAAACAATTAAGAGAAGGTAAAGTTATTCAAAAAGAGTTAGTTGAATGA
- a CDS encoding Txe/YoeB family addiction module toxin: MNLIFSDKAWDEYMYWQQTDKQILKKINQLIRDIKREPFDGIGKPEPLKYELSGFWSRRISDEHRLVYEVSESYIAIVSCRFHY; the protein is encoded by the coding sequence ATGAATTTAATATTTTCAGATAAAGCTTGGGACGAATATATGTATTGGCAACAAACAGATAAACAAATTTTAAAGAAAATCAATCAACTAATAAGAGATATAAAAAGGGAACCATTTGATGGTATTGGTAAACCAGAACCATTAAAATATGAATTAAGCGGTTTTTGGTCGAGAAGAATAAGTGATGAACATAGATTAGTATATGAGGTTAGTGAAAGTTATATTGCTATAGTATCTTGTAGGTTTCACTACTAA